The Mobula hypostoma chromosome 1, sMobHyp1.1, whole genome shotgun sequence genome includes the window agttatCATGTTCACTAAAATATACCAGACCAGTATTGTTAAAATATGCATTCTTGGAAATGTTATTCTATAACAAATTTTCACCTTTATTTTAACAAAATAATCTTGCATTTTACTATTTGTAAATCTAGTTCCAAAATCTAAAGCGTTTTGTATCTTTAATTTCAAGCAAGACTTGTGGTTTACAAGGTAAATAATTTGTGAGATGCTGATGTGTGACCCCCTTCCTTCTTTGCAATGCATCAATGCTGCAAACCTTACCCCGATCCTGGATGTGAGAGTTTTCAGCCAAAGGTTACATAACCAAGGTACTACATCCTGTCCAAAAAAAACATTGACATTGAACCACATAGGATACCAAAAGGCATGTGGCCAAAAGCTCAGTCAGAGGTGAGTTTTAAGGTGTAACTTGaatggaagatggagggatatgcaaacaaggaagaaaattttaaaatcaaaaacTCAAATTTGAGTTGCTTAACCAGGAATCAGTTTAAAGTCAGCAAGAAAGAGAccatccccttttctttctccttgggcctcttgtcccatgatcctctcatatcccttttgccaatcaactgtccagctcttggctccatccctctcagtcctgtcttctatcatttcagatctccccctcctcctcctactttcaaatctcttactaactcttctttcagttagtcctgacgaagggtctcagcccgaaacatcgactgtacctcttcctagagatgctgcctggcctgctgcgttcaccagcaacttttatgtatgttgcttgaaattccagcatctgcagatttcctcgtgtatccACAAATGGTACATGGTACACACAAGAATACAGCATAGTATCTTGTCATGCAAAATGCTCTCCATTTGTCTTGATTTGTCACCTACATAGCCACAGTTTATGGAAAAAGAGAGTCTGAAGGCAGAGGAAGATTGTTCTGAATGTCGAGAAGTTTCATATATAGTTGTTTAGTGCCCTGACTCTAAATGGATGTTCTAAACAAAGTGCAGGTGACATGTATAACATGTAGAGGTGCTTGGAAGTTTAACTAAATACATTAAAGACACGACACGAAATATTGATAACTAAAATTAAGTCGGACAGCATGGAAAAAAGTATTTTCGACAATTTATAAACAAACATTGCAACAAACGCATCTGTTAAAAACGAGGTATACAATTAATGTCAGCCCTCTATTTCTCGCTGGCTCTATTGCCCATTGAGTATttcgagcattttctgtttaacgTAGAGTCCTGGTAGCTTATGGTTGAAACAGCGTTATTTAAGGAGCTTTCAGCCACTCAGCAAACCAAATGCGGCCATGACATTGCTTCCCTGTAGCGCCAACGTCATAAAGTAGAGACCCACTAATGTGAGGTGCGACGCTCTCGGGAAGAGAGAAGCGCCAGCGAGTGACAGATGAGTCGATCAATCACGGCTGGACTTGTGTTCCGCTGCGCACCAATCAGCACGGAGAGGCGACAGGAGGAGGCAGGCGGTCTCCGGGGAGCTGGATGAGCAGAGGCGGGCGCGGGGCCGTTGCCCGCAGGATGCTGGTGTCGGTGTGAATGTGAGGAGGGGCGAAGGACGGTACGGATTCGGCCGCTGAGAGTGGGTGGGCGGCACCGCGGGCCGGCTCCCCGCTCTCCCCGGATCGGATATTGCGCTGCGGAGGGTGGCGAGCGGGAGGGAGTGCCGGTCGCCTCCCGTCCTTGGCTGGAAATGATCCGGAGCGCGGCCGGCACCGCACCGCGGCCGTGCCTTTATTAATTGGAAGCTGCCCGGTGCCGCCAGCGATATCACCCCGTGTTTTGGTCTGTTTCAGTCAGGAGAAGGGCGCCGCCAGCTCGCCGGACAACATGAGGTTCcgcatctacaagaggaaagtcCTGGTGCTGGCGCTCGTCGTGCTGGTGGCCGCCTTCGGCTTCTGGACGAGCGGCAAGCAGAGGAAACCGGAGGCATTTCCGAGGGACGCCGAGACACCGCGTTCACCGCGAGTTGGCGACGGGAAGGTGAGCCGGAAAGTTTCCAACGAGTCTCAGCCGGGTAGGTTGGAGAGGCCGGAGATCGACAACCTGACGCTGGGTTACCGAGGGATCGTCTACCAATTAAACTTCGATCAGGTTGTCAGAAACCGGGAGAGCATAAGGACACGTCCTCCCGACGACGTGGTGGTGGTGATCCAAGTGCACAACAGGCCAGAATACCTGCAGTTACTCGTGAACTCGCTCAGAAAAGTCAAAGGCAtagaaaatgtcttgttaatattTAGCCATGACTTCTGGTCGCCGCAGATCAACCAGATTGTGGCCAGCATCGATTTTTGTCAAGTACTACAAATATTTTTTCCGTTCAGTATCCAGTTGTATCCTAACGAATTCCCAGGGCACGATCCCAAGGACTGTCCACGTGACATAAGCAAGGCGGATGCTTTCAAATTGGGCTGTATCAATGCTGAGTATCCAGATTCATTTGGCCATTATAGAGAGTCCAAATTCTGTCAAACCAAACACCACTGGTGGTGGAAGTTGCATTTTGTTTGGGAGAAAGTCAAGGTTTTGGAAAATCATAAGGGTCTAGTGCTGTTCATTGAAGAGGACCACTATCTGTCACCTGATTTTTATCATGTTCTGAAAAATATGTGGAGTCTGAAAGCTGAAAATTGTCCTGACTGTGACATACTGTCTCTTGGGGCATATATGCGAGTTAGTAATTTTGGAGATAAAACAAATAAAGTTGAGGTGAAAACCTGGCGATCAACGGAGCATAACATGGGCATGGCTATGACCAGAGAGACCTATCAAAAATTAATACAGTGCACAGATACTTTTTGCAAATATGATGACTATAACTGGGATTGGACATTACAGCATTTAACAGTGTCCTGTTTGCCTCAATATTGGAAAGTTATGGTTTGTGAAGCTCCTCGGATTTACCATGCTGGTGATTGTGGTATGCATCACAAGAAAGTGTGCATGCCATCTGTTGAAGTTTCTAAAATAGACAAAATTATAAGTAGTAATATGCAGCACTTATTTCCAGAAACAATGACAATAAGCAAAGTGTATCCATCGGGTGCAATTACTCCACACGTGAAAAATGGAGGCTGGGGAGATATAAGGGACCATGAATTGTGTGCAAGCTATCGCCGTCTGCAGTAATTATGTAATAAATTTTATGCCATATCATGAGTTCAGTAGTTTAGTTTTCTGCTGTTGCAAGAACAGAAGCAGTGTTATACAATCTTTGAACTTAAACCCTAAGAAAATGACTATTCCAATGACATTTTTCCTCCCAAAAAAAGATGTGGTCCTGAAATTTATGGACCACAGAAGGGCTAGGTTTGACCTAGCCTCTGGATTAATTTCTCTCAGTAAGGGATGTTGCAATTGGTTTCATTATCCATCAAGTAGGAAAGAGGGAAAAATCAACCAAGGTTCCAATGTTTGACTGGTGTTAGTAACCACACTGAAAAACAGTGCTGGATGAAACCTGGGAGTCTGGTCCCCAGTCAGATGTATCTTTTTTGGCATTTGCCATTAGGTCCCAAGAATAAGGTGCTGGAAGAATGCTGGTACATCAGCATTTTGATGCCTTTACAAAAGAATAGCAAAAAGAAAAGGTTTTTTTTGCCTTTTAAAGAACTCAAGCACTTTCAGCAGGTTACCATTCTTTGTACAGTATGTATTCTGGTAACTGAGAAGGAGAAAATGCAACTTTGATGGCAAAAGTCAAACCTGCTCGTTTTATGTCATTTAGTTAAGGCTCACTTTTCATTGTTTGATTTAATTTACAGGTGATACTTGTTCAAAATCAGCATTGTCACACTGTTCTTATAATGTATTTACATTAAGAAAACTTTTAAATATGCCTTAATGTGTGATACTGTGGTGAGATTAATCTTAATTTTATTATCCAGGTTATTTTTGAAACAAGTGGCAGAACTGTAACTGAAAATACTTTATACAGTTCAAAATACTCACTCCTTAAAATACCCAGAGATCCAAAATCAAAATCTGCAGCTATGTTAGTGGATATTTTGCCAAAATGGAATTGGTATGAAGACTTAATCAATTCACCACGAGAGTATGTATGAAATTGTAGTAAAGGGAAAACACCTTCAATGAATGGCTATGTGAAAATGTCACTCATTCATTAGTACACTATATCGAAATCTTAGTCACGATACTGTTCAGTTCTTTGCTTTGAACACAAATCTGTAACTGATACTACAGTGAAATGTTTTTGTTCCTTTGTTGGTGATGGTATTCCAAAAAAAACCAGCATGCCTTTTCCCTGTGATTGCATTTATTAGGGTTCATCTGACTTGACAGATGGTGCTTCACTGCAGTTTGAGATACTGCTGACCCCCTGAAACTGCTCATTTTTTAAAAGCAAATGCCTTGGTTAaatttttttgcttttcattgTACGGCCTCCTAAAATAAAAAGAACAATACAATTCTTTTTGTGAACTGGAAGAGATGTAATGAGTCAAACATTGTTCTAAAAGTTATCTGTACTTTAATTTCAGTTTCAAATTATATGACTTTTGTTTAAAACAAGCTATTTTACTTTCCTATATGTCAATCACCTCCATACAATCTGCTTTTCATTAATGAGGTGGGAGGATAGTGGTgacgaccataagacatagagcagaattaggctacttggcccatcaagtcttctccacaaGACAGTTAAGTTTGATCCTAATGTTCCATTCTTGCTATATTGCCCGGAAGGGGAATGTCCTTTTTACAGTGACCATGCTCAGCAAAATTTCTTATTCAGACAAAACCTTGTGAAAAATGAAGATGATGATCTTTTCCCCTTGGGAACAGATTACTCCATCCTTTTACTTTACAGAGGGAAGGGTCGACCTCCCGGGAAAATCACTGGAAAAATTCAAGTGACACAATGTGGTCATGTTGTCGGCTGAGTCTAAATAGTGTAAAACTGTCATTTCGATGAGTGGTCCTTCCCCcagccccccaccaccactaacAATCTCCTCTGTTAAACCCTTACTCCTGCTCCAAATTCTAACTCTCATCCCTGCAATTCCAGTTTCAAGGTTCAGGATTAATATCATGCCCTGtatacaagtgtaaggagaacaacATAATTGTTAgtctggatctgatgcaacacaaaaatacacacaggataaaaaacaataataataagaacatgataaatataaatacataagatagcttatatatgtGGATTAATTGTatttccataaagtgacactaggttgTACTTGTGTGACTGactggaaataataaagtagtggtggagttagtaagtggagatgttgatcagccttacttcttggggaaagtaactatttttgagtctggtggtcctggcttaCGGGAGTCTCTCTGTGTGGCTGTCTCCCATGAGATGATGTCAGTGCTGCACCGTTCAGTGCTTGGCTTCCATGGAAATGAAATATAGAacttagaaatctacagcacattacaggcccttcggcccacgatgttgtgctgaccatgtaacctattctagaaactgcctagaatttccctacagcatagccctctatttttctaagctccatgtacctatctaagaatctcttaaaagactctattgcatctgcctctaccactgtgactagcagtgcgttccatgcaccaccactctctgtgtgaaaaacttacctctgacctcccccttgtacctacttccaagcgccttaaaactatgccccctcgtgttagccattggTCAATggttctcttttttcctcttTCAAATCTGTAAAGTTGCCTCATTCTTCAAAACGTCTCCCATAAATCTTCCACTGATGTGCGCTTTTGAGCATAGTAGATGTAAAGGAGTTTAGTCTTGTTAAGGATGCTTGTGAACACACGTAATTTAGCAATGATTGCTGAGTTAACTCACATATGAAAATGTGAAATATGGACGGAACAGCTGTCAGCATTCACAGATTTAGTGAGAAGGGAAAACTGACAAATATTAACAAAGAGGCACTGTGGATTctgtttttcttcactgttttaaataaattccttctcctTGTTCCTCTCCAAAGACATTGGAACTAAGTTATATAGCACTGGAAAATTTTGCAATGCCATTTCTTTATGCTTTTAGTATTTGGGCAAGCCTTAGCTTGCTGCAGATTGTCTTAACAGACTCCCATGGGACCACTTTTGAGTGACTTGATAGTTCAAGCCACCTTTATGCAGATTACAGTTTACCTGCTCCTCTTAAAGGGGTGGTGTAGTCAAGCTGAATGAAGTAGTGGGAGTGGAAATCATTCCAAAGTTGGTCACAGTTTCCAGAAGTGCTGTTAGGATAGAAGCAACAGCTACACTGCAGTGCTCTGATACAATAGAAACCTTGGGCAATGATGGGAGAAGGTTTTGCATTCAGACTACAGTAGCTGAAGCAGCAGAAAAAAGAGGCAGTGGCTGTGGAAATAAGCATAAGGACGGGAGTGCCACAGAATGTTCGATGACATGTTCCAATTGCAACAGTAGTTTCACGCACTTCATAAGCAACTGTATCAAGTCACTAATAAGCCTTTTAAATGTCCCACCAGATACATGAATTATACCAAGCTTTACATCTATATCCCACACGGTGTGTTCACTGCCAAGTCAAAAGGATGAATGTTCGTCATGGTTGCTCCTATGGTCAAATCCAAGACAAATGGCAGACATGAGACCATTGATAATGACGGTGCTCAGACCTAATCCTCCTCCCTTAGTCTCAACTCTTCACAGCATAATCACATCTGATTTATAAGATACAGGTGATACAAACATGCATCTTTCACTGCTCCCAACTCAAATCTGTAATTTGTCTCAGCATAAACATAATCTTGTGGCTTTCTCCTTTTAGAAAAATAACAATGGGAACCTTCAGGAATAAGGAATTGCTATTGTCTTCATTTTAAAGTGTGGTACCATATCTTTTCTGATAGCTCCACCAGTAGAGAACCTCCTCACCCCTCGCTttatcaactgtacctcttggcTCTTCACTTCCTCAGTTGCCAGAATGAGTTAAACCAGCATAGGTGTTTCAGCAGAGTACGTCTCCACCTGCGATCACCATTTAAGATACTGACAATGTGCCGCGAGGTTAATTAGTCTCTTTTTCATTTGGAATAGAGGCTCAAAATGGAGAGCCTAGCTGTCATATGCATAATGAACACATTAATAACTCCTTCACATCTGATGCCAACAAGCTACTGTGAATTATTCATACTTTGTAGTATCAGGAACTTGTATTGTTTGAAAAGCCACATGCTTTTTGCTGCCTGCTGTTTCCTGCCAAGGAAGAAAATGATAAATTCTGCTCTTCTGAAGTAAATTGCATTTGTGAACTCTAAGCCACAAAATGTTGTAAATATTCCCTGGAAAGAGACAGAAACATTAAAGTTGGTATGATTCTGGTCCTGCGCAACAGTAGTGGCTGTAGCACGTGGTGCATTTCTGTTGTGATTTTCTGAATAAATTGAAACCTTATGATTTCCCTTTGCTGTGGTGCATGAAAGATAATTGATTCATGAAGACCTTTTGTAAATAGGGCCTGAGGGTTCTTCTCAATATTTCCCTGATTCTACTCAGTAGGTCTTGGTCATACTGGGCTGTCATGCTGAACGCCTTTGAAAATGGTCACCAGAGGTTTAGGTTGGATACACAATACTTACTTCTACAACACTACATTTAAATACCACAAAATCAGATAGTATTGTAATTTAATATTCTAGAAGTCAATCAACAATAAACAAGCAATACATTGATGGTCTttttaaatagtgcaaagaaagaATTTTCCTTTTGCTATCCATTGATCCTCTGCATGTCTTGTACATGTGCGCCTGCAGTTTTGGGGGAAATTCTTCTCCAACACAATTATGTTTTCTTTCTGCAGTGTGGTGATCAgaattcctggtggccaaacattttaattttgattcccattcctgtccatgtcgatccatggcctcctcttgtcccAAGATGTAGCctcagcatggaggaacaccttatattctgtcagggtaccctccaacctgatggtacgaatattgatttctccttccgatgAACAaaatcccgccccccccccattctgtaCCATGACTTTTCACTTCTTCtgacctgcctattacttcctcctgggttccccacccccttccctttctcctacagttcactctcctctcctatcagcttcttTCTTCTCCATCCCCTGACCTTTCTcgcccacctatcaccttcctgctcgCCTCTATCCCcacacccacctttttattctggcatttccccctttcttctcagccctgaagaagggtcttggcctgaaatgtcgactttttttttcatttctgtagatgctgcccgacctgctgagttcctgcagcattttgtgggtgttgcttcaGAATACAACATGCCAGCTTTAGTGtgcaactttccagctcttgcattctatgattttttttaaagaggaaaGCATTTTTAAACTTAGTGATCTGTACTGCTACCTTTAAACGATTTATGGATATATATTCAGAGGTTCTCCACACCACACAATATCTTACTATGTACATGGTATTCCCTCACCTTATTGCAGTTCTTGAAATGCATTACTTAACACTTGTCTGGATCGGATTTCATTTGCCGTTTTTCTGTCCATCTCACCAGCCTACTTATGCCGCCCTGAAGCATTTAATGCTTTCATCACCAGTACCACACAGCTAAATGTTATAAAATGTGCGGACTTTTTTAAAATCATGTACCATATGTTTAAGTCAATATCATCAATACAAGTAAGTTTATCCCAGCTATTTCTCATTGTTcctttttaaaaaacagaatgaatacagcactgaaacatgTTTCTTTGGCTCAAGagagatgcccatctaagcttgACCCTTTTGCCTGCGTTTGGCCCTTGTgcttctaaacttttcctattcatgtacttttccaagtatcttttaaatgttattgtacctgcctcaatcactttTTATATACAGagcacaagacataggaacagaattaggccattcagcccattccatcatgactgatcccagatcccactcaaccccatacacctgccttctcgccatatcttctgatgccctgaccgatcagtgaatgatcaacttctgccttaaatatatgctcAGACTTGGcatccaccgcagtctgtggcagagcattccacagatttactactctgccaaaaaaaattcctctttacctctgttctaaagagttgcccctcaattttgaggctgtgccctctagttctggatatccccaccataggaaacatcctctccacatccaccctatctagtcctttcaacattcagtaagtttcaatgagatccaccccccccccccgtcttctcccaAATTCAAATGAGTACAGGGCCAAAGCTGCCAAAAagtccccatatgttaaccccttcattcctggaatcatcctcatgaatctcctatggactatctccaatgacaacacatcctttctgaagaaGTTGCTCTTCAGGTCTCTTAAATCTTTGCCctgtcaccttaaacctatagccTCTAATTAGAATTATGCCCTCCAATTAAAATTGTCCTCTCATAAAGACAGAAAAGAGCCTTACCCACTTGCTCCATCTCTCAGCAAGCATTTCCTTTTCGACCTCTGAAAGAACCCTCCTTAATTGTCCACCTGctttttatataattataaacatCTTTGATTTTACTCACTAGTATTTTTGGACTTCTGTAAATAAAATCTCAAATTAAATAAcctaatattttaattatttacatGGCTTGAagttgtgattttttaaaaaatccaaatCTGTACAAGTCATTCAGTAGTCTACCGTTTATCAAGAACAACTGATTTCATATAGTTCCAGGAATGTGTCATAAACTTGGTTATTGTTGAATCTCTCCCAAATAATTTTAGCTGACAGAAGCATGGCATAAAAagtaaaatggattttttttgttgaaaTAGTTTATTTTTGGCTTTTAGATGATACTTTGATTAATTTCTGATCACAATTATTTGATTGAATCACTaattaaatgtttttaaaataattgaatGTTTACAAATTGTGACTAAGATGCAGTGATAGTTTGGCCTAATTTCTAAGCTGTTAAACTAGAGGTGCTATTAAAGATGGCATTAGTATGTACAAGCTCTAAGTACAGCTGCTATCAGTAAAATTAACTTAAGCTACACCTTTCAGTCTCTTCCTGCAGGATTCCATAATCAGACGTAAGCACGATACTATGAATTGTATTTAAAGGGAACGTTAAAGAGGAAGCTTTAAAAGGGATTCTATAGCTGTGAAACAGCAGGAACCAAAAAGTGTAAGTTCTGATTCTGTGGTGCAGTAGAATTTGATTGGAAAGTAGAAGATTCCAAAGATAGGTAGGGTCAGTATTTAaagataattttgtttttttttttccgAACTCTGCGTTAAATAATAGGAAGACATAAAGCTACGTAAATTTTGTCTGTGATAGCTTATTGAGGCCATTGGATTCATAGATAAAGATGAATAGTACAATCATCTTAAGTGAAAATAAAAGAACTCTACTCAGatagtggaaaagagtaaacagttgacatttcgaggtaagatccttcatcagtcctgatgaagggtcttggcctgaaacgtcgaccatttactcttttccataaatactgcctggcctgctgagttcctccagcattttgtgtgttcctctaAATCGTTTACTGTTcctcttttcacagatgttgtCTAACTTACTAAGTTGTTTCAgctctttgtttttatttcatcttAATTAATTTGTAACTTATAGTGTTACAAATGATTTTTCATATTAATTCTGAACATCTTTACTCTTTGATTTCAGTGAAGAATTCTGGATAATTCTCTGTAAAACTGACATTTCCCAGCCTCAACCTTCAATCTTTTTCAGACTTCTATTTTATTTTCCTCTTACTTTTGAAAACTATTAGCCCTACATTGGTTGGAATT containing:
- the mgat2 gene encoding alpha-1,6-mannosyl-glycoprotein 2-beta-N-acetylglucosaminyltransferase; its protein translation is MRFRIYKRKVLVLALVVLVAAFGFWTSGKQRKPEAFPRDAETPRSPRVGDGKVSRKVSNESQPGRLERPEIDNLTLGYRGIVYQLNFDQVVRNRESIRTRPPDDVVVVIQVHNRPEYLQLLVNSLRKVKGIENVLLIFSHDFWSPQINQIVASIDFCQVLQIFFPFSIQLYPNEFPGHDPKDCPRDISKADAFKLGCINAEYPDSFGHYRESKFCQTKHHWWWKLHFVWEKVKVLENHKGLVLFIEEDHYLSPDFYHVLKNMWSLKAENCPDCDILSLGAYMRVSNFGDKTNKVEVKTWRSTEHNMGMAMTRETYQKLIQCTDTFCKYDDYNWDWTLQHLTVSCLPQYWKVMVCEAPRIYHAGDCGMHHKKVCMPSVEVSKIDKIISSNMQHLFPETMTISKVYPSGAITPHVKNGGWGDIRDHELCASYRRLQ